The following proteins are co-located in the Pomacea canaliculata isolate SZHN2017 linkage group LG10, ASM307304v1, whole genome shotgun sequence genome:
- the LOC112574529 gene encoding GTPase IMAP family member 8-like isoform X2, protein MSHERDLRRQEKDKQNLKVLIIGKTGNGKSTVGNSILNKNVFHVSTGLSSSCTKEESRSGCRQGKNITVIETPDVSNLTLEDKAADDEIKKWSEFDPDLILLAIRCDVRYTQEEYQIYKRIKRVLREQFVCPRLAVAFTFGDRLNTNIEDELKSVNPELQDVLTEARQQYVVFSIEDQEENKEKHFSKILDFVPEKGKQKTCAENLLSESTPELPQEDCHHIHKDNTTHASKRQLSLFPDEPRHNINVLIIGKTGNGKSTVGNSLLNHSAFCVTRGFASSTTKPETQSAQRYGVNITVTDTPDLSNMSVDGNDVDRGIQSWQTFQPDVILLTIRCDVRYTPEEFQIYKEIKKSLRDDYLCPRLTVAFTFGERLDRDIRDELKDVCTELKQVLEDADDRYLVFREEDDEETKRKHIIHLMTFVPNLEIEGEVKKILLLGPPKSGKSSGGDAIVGRPVFQAGTETVRTVSYITYVHDTWCQVFDTPGISRPVEEQLRSLLEVTRPGPHAIFYFVRESIATTEDLELFRRFQDFIEENLRQHVKLVAAKDMERVPSVPKPFKDMEYILCEMNKEAKGGQTFWLIENLTPEHKNKLFSDHIKEVLNSTKEAS, encoded by the exons GCCATGAAAGAGATCTTAGGCgacaagaaaaggacaaacaaaatcTTAAAGTGCTGATCATCGGCAAAACTGGAAACGGAAAAAGCACGGTGGGCAACTCCATTCTGAACAAGAATGTCTTTCATGTCAGCACTGGGCTGTCCTCATCCTGTACAAAAGAGGAAAGCAGGAGTGGTTGTAGACAAGGCAAAAATATTACA GTGATTGAAACTCCTGATGTCAGCAATCTTACTCTGGAAGATAAAGCTGcagatgatgaaataaaaaagtggtCGGAGTTCGATCCTGACCTCATCTTGCTGGCCATTCGCTGTGATGTCCGCTATACACAAGAGGAATATCAGATATACAAACGGATAAAGAGGGTTCTCAGGGAACAATTCGTCTGTCCAAGGTTAGCTGTGGCCTTCACCTTCGGGGACAGGCTAAACACAAACATAGAGGATGAGCTGAAATCAGTTAATCCAGAACTACAGGATGTTCTGACTGAAGCAAGACAACAGTATGTTGTGTTCAGCATTGAGGATCAAGAagagaataaagagaaacattttagcAAAATCCTTGACTTTGTGCCAGAAAAAG GCAAGCAGAAAACGTGTGCTGAAAATCTCCTGTCGGAGTCTACACCTGAGCTGCCCCAGGAAGACTGCCATCACATCCATAAAGACAACACAACCCATGCCAGCAAACGACAACTCTCTTTGTTTCCTGATGAACCAC GACATAACATTAACGTACTGATCATCGGCAAGACTGGAAATGGAAAGAGCACAGTGGGCAACTCTCTTCTGAACCACTCCGCCTTCTGTGTCACTAGAGGATTTGCTTCATCAACCACAAAACCTGAAACCCAATCAGCTCAAAGATACGGAGTCAACATTACA GTGACTGACACTCCTGACCTCAGTAACATGTCTGTCGATGGGAATGATGTGGACAGAGGGATCCAAAGCTGGCAGACATTTCAACCTGATGTCATCTTGTTGACTATCCGCTGTGATGTACGCTATACACCTGAAGAGTTCCAGATTTacaaagagataaagaaaagtttgagaGATGACTACCTCTGCCCCAGGCTGACCGTGGCCTTCACCTTTGGCGAACGACTGGACAGAGACATCAGGGATGAACTGAAGGACGTGTGCACAGAGTTGAAGCAGGTACTGGAGGACGCTGACGATCGCTATCTTGTGTTTAGAGAAGAGGATGATGAAGAAACCAAAAGGAAACATATTATACACCTGATGACCTTCGTACCTAATCTTg AAATTGAGGGCGAAGTAAAGAAGATTCTCCTCCTTGGACCCCCTAAAAGCGGGAAGAGTTCAGGTGGCGATGCCATCGTAGGCAGACCAGTGTTTCAGGCCGGCACAGAGACTGTCAGGACGGTTAGTTACATAACCTACGTTCACGACACCTGGTGTCAG GTATTTGATACACCGGGAATATCAAGGCCCGTTGAGGAGCAGTTAAGGAGTCTGTTGGAAGTGACCCGTCCCGGTCCACACGCCATCTTCTACTTCGTCAGGGAGTCCATTGCGACGACTGAAGACCTCGAACTGTTCAGACGATTTCAAGACTTCATCGAAGAAAACCTCAGGCAGCACGTGAAACTTGTTGCTGCTAAGGATATGGAGAGGGTACCTTCTGTTCCAAAGCCATTTAAAGACATGGAATACATTTTATGTGAAATGAATAAAGAGGCGAAAGGCGGCCAAACATTCTGGTTAATCGAAAATTTAACGCCAGAGCAcaagaacaaattattttcagatcaCATTAAGGAAGTCCTTAATTCAACGAAGGAAGCTTCATAG